The genome window TTGCCGAGATCGTGGAAGTGATCGATCGTCATCTCGCTGCCGATGACGCCGCGGCGCTTCAGCCAGACGCAGAGCAGGATCATCGTCGCCAGCCCGCCGACGACCGAGGCGGCGAAGTAGTAGATGCCGTAGATCGCGCTGAACCAGTGCGGCGCGACGGACATCATGAAGTCGAAGGCGAAGAAGTTGACCGTTCCGGCGAAGAGCAGCGTGCCGATCGGCGCGACCGCCTGCATCCGGCTCGTCAGCGCGGGATCGCCCGACTCATCCTGCTCCCGCGAGCGGGCCAGGAAGAAGCGGCTGAAGAGCGCCCAGACGCCGAAGTAGAGCACCGCCCGGATCGTGAAGAAGGTCGGGTTGAGCCAGGCCCGCTTGTGGCGGATCAGGGCATCGGTCTCGACAAGGTGCGGGTCGTTCCACTCGTAGAGCGAGTGACTCCCGAAGAGGAGCGGCAGGACGATCGGCAGGGCCAGGATCGAGACGAGGCCGATCGAGGCGGCCATGATCTCGGCGATCCGGCCGAGGACGACGCTCCATCCCGCGCGGGCGAGGTGCTGGATCAGGATGAAGAACAGGCCGCCGACCGAGAGGCTGACGACGAACAGGAACGCGACGAGGTAGCTCGCCTGGAACCGCTGCCAGCCGCCGCCGGTCTTTTCCTGGAGGAACGTGTCCCAGTGCGGGGGGAGTTCCTTGCTGAACAGCTCGTGCGCCAGCTTGTTGATGTCGGCGATCGGCCGGCCGTCATAGGACTCCGGCGCGGTCCCTTCCTTGTCCGCCAGGAGCTGGACGACGCCGACGAGGGCCGGCGGCGCGTGCTGGAGGTCGAAGGTCTGGTCGATCCGGGCGGTGCCGCCCGTCAGGGCCGCGACGACGAGGGCCAGGCCCAGGCAGACGAGACCGACAACGGCGGCGGTGCGGGCGTAGGCCGTCCCCTGGCCGCGAAGCGTGCGGTCGCGGCTGAGGTCGAACGGCGGAGAGGAGTGATGACCGGCCATGAATTCCGAAGGGAAATGACGGTGAGTGACTTACTTGCGGTTGTTGAGGATCGTCGCCTCGTCCGCCGGAACATCCTTGAGCGTTGCCTTCTGGCTCCGCTGGAGGGCCCGGACGTAGAGGACGATGGACCACCGGTCGTCCGGCGTGATCTGGGCGGCGTATCCGGCCATCTTGCGGCGGCCGTTGGTGATCGTGTCGAACAGTTTTCCGACCGGCTGGGCGGCGACGACGTCGGTCGTGAGGTTCGTCGGCGGGAGCCAGGTCGGCTCCTGCAGTTCGCCGGCCCGCTGGGCAACGAGACCGTCCCCCTGGCCGACGAGACCGTGGCACGGAGCGCAGTAGATGTTGAACCGCGACTGGCCGCGGAGCATCCGGGCCTCGGTCACTTCGACCGGGAAGTCCGTGACGTAGTCCGGTTCCGGCGGCGGGGCGTTGGGATCCGCGGGAGCGGCCGGGGCCGCAGCAGCCGCCGCGTTTCCGCCGTCCTTCGGCAGGTAGCCGCGGTAGAGGGCGTCGTTGTCATGGAGATCGCCGACCGCGACGGTCCCGGCGACCTGCGGCCGCATCGCCCGGCCGTCCGCAAAGTACGGCGAGCGGTGCTGCGGACCGGGACGGTCGTTCTGGGAGTCCATGTCCGAGAAGAAGTCGATCCGCGGCGCCTCGGAGGTCGTGTTCCGAGCCCAGGCGATCAGGGCCGGCGGAATGAGAGCCAGGGCAAGCAGGATCGCGATCCCGCCGCGGACGACGCCCGGGAGGCGGTTCGAGGAGACCGACGGCGGGACCTCGTCGATCCGGACCGCGCCGGCCCGGCGGAAGAGCTCCACCACGTTCGTCCCGGCGAAGCGGGGATCGTCGGCCGCGATGTACAGGAAGAACCGGTCGTCGGTCGCCCGGCGGAACCGGTCGACTTCGAGGAGCGGGTTCGAATGCTTCGGGAGGCCATTGAGGCCGAGCATTCCCAGGAACGTCGCGAAGGCGCTCGTCAGGACAATGACTTCGAACGTGACCGGGATGTTGGCCGGGAGGCTGAAGATCGGCTTGCCGCTGATGAGGAACGGGTAGTCGACCGCGTTCATCCACCACTGCATCAGGAGTCCGCCGCAGCCGCCTAGGAGGCCGACGGTCAGGACGATCCAGGGGAGCCGCGTCGGGCGGATGCCGAGGGCGGCATCGATGCCGTGGATCGGGAACGGGCTGAAGGCGTCGATCCGCGTGAAGCCTTCCACGCGGATGATGTTCGCGGCGCGGACCAGTTCATGCGGCCCGGTGAACTCCGCGAGGACGCCGACGACCGGGCCCGAGCCATCTCCGGCTCCCCCCCGCTGATCGGCATTTCGTTCCAACGTTCCCGCAGCCACTCAATCACCTGCCACAAACAACCGTGGAATGTTTTCGCTCTGTCTCAAGTGCACTCGATCGCGATCAGTGAGCCGCAGCGGGAGAGCTCCCCGCTGTTCCCGCCGTCCCGTGGCCGTGATGGGCCCCGTGGTGGTGATCGTGGGTATCCGCCGGAGCCGGCATGACCCCCTTGACTTCGGAGATCGCGACGATCGGGAGGTACCGGCAGAACAGGAGGAACAGGGTGAAGAACAGCCCGAAGCTCCCGGCGAACATGCAGATGTCGACCCACGTCGGCGAGTAGTAACCCCAGCTCGACGGGAGGAAGTCGCGGCTGAGCGAAGTGACGATGATCACGAACCGCTCGAACCACATCCCGATGTTGACGAAGATGCAGATCAGGACCATCAGCCAGGGGCTGGTCCGGATCTTCTTGCTCCAGAAGAACTGCGGAGCGATGACGTTGCAGCTGACCATCGTCCAGTACGCCCAGGCGTAGGGACCGAAGGCCCGGTTCATGAACGTGAAGCCTTCGTACGGGTTGCCGCCGTACCAGGCGATGAAGAACTCGATCCCGTAGGCGAAGCCGACCATGCAGCCGGTCGCCAGGATCACCTTGCACATGTTCTCGAGGTGCCGCAGCGTCACGAAGTCCTTCAGGCCGAACCATTCGCGGGCCGGGACCATCAGCGTGATCACCATCGCGAAGCCGCTGAACACGGCCCCGGCGACGAAGTACGGCGGGAAGATCGTGGCGTGCCAGCCGGGGAGCTGGGCGGTCGCGAAGTCGAAACTCACGACCGTGTGGACCGAGAGCACCAGCGGCGTCGCGAGAGCCGCGAGGAGGACGTAGGCCTTCTCATAGCGGTGCCAGTGGCGGGCCGAGCCGGTCCAGCCAAGGGCCAGGAGGCCGTAGATGAACTGCTTGGTCTTGCTCTTGGTCTTGTCGCGGAAGGTCGCCAGGTCGGGAATCAGTCCCATGTACCAGAACAGGAGCGACACGGTGGCGTAGGTGCTGACCGCGAACACGTCCCACAGGAGCGGGCTGCGGAAATTGGGCCACATGTCGAGGCGGCTCGACGGCAGCGGGAAGAGCCAGTAGGCGAACCAGACGCGTCCGACGTGCACCGCCGGGAAGATCCCCGCACAGCAGACGGCGAAAATCGTCATCGCTTCGGCAAAGCGGTTGATGCTCGTCCGCCAGTTCTGGCGGAAGAGGAACAGGATCGCCGAGATCAGCGTTCCGGCGTGGCCGATGCCGACCCAGAACACGAAGTTCACGATGTCCCACGCCCAGAAGACCGGGCTGTTGTTCCCCCACACCCCGACCCCGCGATAGATCAGGTAGGCGATGCACGAGAACAGGAGCAGCGTGAACGAGCTCGAGATCGCGAACGCGATGTACCACGCCAGCGGAGTCTTGTGCTCGGCGATCCCCACGACCGTGTCGGTCACGGAGTGGTAGTCGTGATCCCCCGTCACCAGGGGAGCCCGGCGGGTCGGATCTTCAAACGTCGTATCGACGGGAGCTGTCAGCATCGATGCCATTAGACGTGAGCCTCCTGACCGCAGCGGTGGTCCTGGAGGACAGGGAGGGCGGCGGGGGCGGCGGCATGCGCGGGACCGGCGTGGCCGTGGTCATGGTCGTCATGACGGGCCGCGAGCCACGGATGCGGATTGCGGATGCGGGCGAGGTACTTCGTCCGCGGCTTGACGTTCAGCTCGGCGAGCATGGCGTAGGCCCGCGAGTCGGCGTGGGCCTTGGCGACGTTGCTCTCCGGGTTGTTCAGGTCGCCGAAGACGATCGCCTGGGCCGGGCAGACCTGCTGGCAGGCGGTCTGGATCTCGTTGGCCCCGATGGCGCGGCGTTCGTTCCGGGCGTCGATCTTGACGTTCTGAATCCGCTGCACGCAGTAGGTGCACTTCTCCATCACACCGCGGGTCCGGACGGTGACTTCCGGATTCAGGACGAGGTGCGTCAGCTCGTCGTTCGTCCCCGCCAGTTCGCCGCGGTAGTCCAGGAAGTTGAACCGGCGGACCTTGTAGGGGCAGTTGTTTCCGCAGTACCGCGTGCCGATGCAGCGGTTGTAGACCATGTCGTTCAGCCCCTCGTCGCTGTGGACAGTCGCCGCGACCGGGCAGACCTGTTCGCAGGGGGCGTTCTCGCAGTGGTGGCAGGTGACCGGCTGCGTCATGACGGTCGGCTGCTCGGTGTCGCCGGCGAAGTAGCGATCGACCCGCAGCCAGTGCATCTCGCGGTTCGTCCGGACCTGCTCGGCCCCGACGACCGGGACGTTGTTCTCGGCCTGGCAGGCGATGACGCAGGCGTTGCAGCCGGTACAGCGGTTCAGGTCGATCGCCATCCCCCACGCCTGCCCGTCGTAGGAGTGCTCGGTCCAGGGGCTTTCGAGCGGCGGATGGTGGACCTTGTGCTCGGCGAAGTCCGGATGGTGGATGAAGTCGTCGAGCGTCGCTTCGCGGATCAGGTCGCCGACGCGGCCGTGGATCCCTTCGAGGCCGATCTTGTCGATCGCGTAGTGGTCCTGCGTGGCGGCCAGCTTTTCCTGACGGCCCGTCGCCGTGACCTTGAGGCCGCCAGCGAAGTTCCGACCCGCGGCGGTCCGCAGCGGGCCGACATGGACACCGACCGTCGCGACGTCGTGATGAATGTCTCCACCGACCAGTCCGCAGTCGGTCCGGCCGTAGCCGAGAGCGACCGAGACCGAGCCGGTCGCCTGACCGGGGAGGATGTAGGCCGGGAGCTCGATGCTCTTGCCGCCGAGTTCCAGGCGGACGACATCGTGGTCTTTGACGCCGAGGGCCGAGGCGGTCTTGGGGCTCAGGACGGCGGCGTTCCCCCAGGTGAGCTTCGTCAGCGGATGGGGGAGTTCCTGGAGCCAGGCGTTGTTGGCGAACCGGCCGTCGTAGGCGCTCGACGACGAGGTGAAGACGAGCTCCAGTTCCCCGTTCTTGATCTCGGCCGGAGCCTTCCAGGCGTCAGTCGCCGCGGGGGCGTCGAAGC of Planctomyces sp. SH-PL14 contains these proteins:
- a CDS encoding quinol:electron acceptor oxidoreductase subunit ActD, which encodes MERNADQRGGAGDGSGPVVGVLAEFTGPHELVRAANIIRVEGFTRIDAFSPFPIHGIDAALGIRPTRLPWIVLTVGLLGGCGGLLMQWWMNAVDYPFLISGKPIFSLPANIPVTFEVIVLTSAFATFLGMLGLNGLPKHSNPLLEVDRFRRATDDRFFLYIAADDPRFAGTNVVELFRRAGAVRIDEVPPSVSSNRLPGVVRGGIAILLALALIPPALIAWARNTTSEAPRIDFFSDMDSQNDRPGPQHRSPYFADGRAMRPQVAGTVAVGDLHDNDALYRGYLPKDGGNAAAAAAPAAPADPNAPPPEPDYVTDFPVEVTEARMLRGQSRFNIYCAPCHGLVGQGDGLVAQRAGELQEPTWLPPTNLTTDVVAAQPVGKLFDTITNGRRKMAGYAAQITPDDRWSIVLYVRALQRSQKATLKDVPADEATILNNRK
- the nrfD gene encoding NrfD/PsrC family molybdoenzyme membrane anchor subunit, which encodes MASMLTAPVDTTFEDPTRRAPLVTGDHDYHSVTDTVVGIAEHKTPLAWYIAFAISSSFTLLLFSCIAYLIYRGVGVWGNNSPVFWAWDIVNFVFWVGIGHAGTLISAILFLFRQNWRTSINRFAEAMTIFAVCCAGIFPAVHVGRVWFAYWLFPLPSSRLDMWPNFRSPLLWDVFAVSTYATVSLLFWYMGLIPDLATFRDKTKSKTKQFIYGLLALGWTGSARHWHRYEKAYVLLAALATPLVLSVHTVVSFDFATAQLPGWHATIFPPYFVAGAVFSGFAMVITLMVPAREWFGLKDFVTLRHLENMCKVILATGCMVGFAYGIEFFIAWYGGNPYEGFTFMNRAFGPYAWAYWTMVSCNVIAPQFFWSKKIRTSPWLMVLICIFVNIGMWFERFVIIVTSLSRDFLPSSWGYYSPTWVDICMFAGSFGLFFTLFLLFCRYLPIVAISEVKGVMPAPADTHDHHHGAHHGHGTAGTAGSSPAAAH